The region GATACCGTTAGGGTAATGTCACTGCGGCTGACTTTCGCACGAGGAATACCGCGTTGATCGATAAATGATCCAGTATGCCACAGAATCAACTTGTCGCCTTCTTGCACGCCGTGCACCCGTCCTAAACTGATTGAAACGGTATTGTCAAAGCGAGCAACCACTTCCGGTAGCGTCATTTTACATGCCATTTCTGATTCCATATCCAGCATGATTTTACGGCTCACACGTTGCAACATTTCACCGTAACTGGATGTCCAGAAGCGCGAAGTGGTGGTGTCGACTTGGCTGGTTTTATCAAATGGCCATAGCGCCTCTTCACGGTAGGTTTTTTCCATCACACGATTGCCCGTTTTGCCGTCGAATACTTTCATATCGAGGGCAAATTGGCGATTGATACTGTATTGAGTCAAACTGGTTTGCAAAATGGTGGCACTAAGGTCAGTGATTTCACCTTGAATGATAAATTGCGCGCCAGTGTCTTGCGCGATCATCTCGACTCGTTGCGGTGTTTGGTCATTAATCGCGTAGGGAGTTTGTCCTAGGGAAACAAAGCTGTGGGAATCGAGTTCAAATTGGCGGCTGAGAACTTTTGAAAAATCGGTACCTAAGTCATAAATTTGTCCCATCACGGCTTGTTGTGGTGAGGCAATATCCATGTTGGAGAACAGCAAGGTCTTTTTATACTGGCTAGTGTGGCAACCTGTTGCCGAAGGGTAGATGTCGATGCGAATCTTGACGCGCATTTCCCCTTGAGAGGCACGAGTCTGTTCCACCTCGATATAGCGTATCTCGTTGTTGGTAAACTGGTATTCTTTACGTTCAGTGCTTAGCAGTGAGGTGATATTACTAATATTGCCGATGTCACCCCCGGCAAAATCGACCGCTTTATAGATAGCGTCTTCTAAAGCATGAAGGCGAGCGCTGTCTGTAGACGATACGATCGATGCCGTTCCGGTGACTTCATACCAAGCTGCATTTGCCGGTGTTGTAAACATCAAAGCAGAAGCTATTGATACTAATGGAAATATAATTTTTTTCATCGTAATTTACCAGTCAGGTATAAATTTTGCTTTTCATATCGTAGCTGATGTAGGCCAGGCTATTTTGAATGAGTTAACACATTTAGAAAAGCAAAGAGCGTTCCAGTTTTACGATTGAGAGAAAACGGTCCCTCCTACTTGAGTGATGAATGGAGATGAAGAGAATGAAAAAGTGGCTTCCTCTCGTACCTGCGATGTTTTTAACCGCATGTGCGTATGCGCCCATCTATAACGGCAAAGAGCCGTACAGTGGGTCGCAGTTTATGTTGATGACCAGTCCACAACATACTTTGAACTACTTTGTTGAAAGTATGACGGATGATTTAGTGAAATCGAACACCAGCGTGACCGCGAGAACCCCAATTGCTGTCACCTCGTTTGTCGATCTGCAAAACTTAGATTCAACCAACTGGTTAGGTAATACCGTATCAGAAGGGTTTATTAATCAATTGCAACAGCGTGGTTTTAAAGTGGTCGACTTTAAAACCACTGGTTCGATTCAAGTGACTAACCAAGGTGATTTTGCC is a window of Vibrio porteresiae DSM 19223 DNA encoding:
- a CDS encoding FlgO family outer membrane protein; protein product: MKKWLPLVPAMFLTACAYAPIYNGKEPYSGSQFMLMTSPQHTLNYFVESMTDDLVKSNTSVTARTPIAVTSFVDLQNLDSTNWLGNTVSEGFINQLQQRGFKVVDFKTTGSIQVTNQGDFAFSRDWKELSKEQDIQYVLTGTMLRQEGGVLVNARVIGLQSRVVVATAQGFLPADRIGRDLDTLNIMRSQDGILIRSDPAISEKHTIILRH
- a CDS encoding flagellar assembly protein FlgT; amino-acid sequence: MKKIIFPLVSIASALMFTTPANAAWYEVTGTASIVSSTDSARLHALEDAIYKAVDFAGGDIGNISNITSLLSTERKEYQFTNNEIRYIEVEQTRASQGEMRVKIRIDIYPSATGCHTSQYKKTLLFSNMDIASPQQAVMGQIYDLGTDFSKVLSRQFELDSHSFVSLGQTPYAINDQTPQRVEMIAQDTGAQFIIQGEITDLSATILQTSLTQYSINRQFALDMKVFDGKTGNRVMEKTYREEALWPFDKTSQVDTTTSRFWTSSYGEMLQRVSRKIMLDMESEMACKMTLPEVVARFDNTVSISLGRVHGVQEGDKLILWHTGSFIDQRGIPRAKVSRSDITLTVSRVYDRDAEAKIDQPDLASSVQIGDVMNKVIADNFAN